The segment AATGGCGGAGCTGCCAGGCATGATATACGGGTTCCCTCCTACTGGGACAGTCCTGACGATTTCGGGTACCCGGCGAGCTGGGAATCGCTGAATCACGGGATTTACCGAAGCAGCTTTACCGTGCCTTCCTCGATGGCGGGAAAAGAAATCTTTTTATCCTTTGAGCAGGTAGCTCCACTGGCCAAGGTGCTGGTAAACGGTGTTCCGCTAGCTACCGAAACAGACGGCTATTTAATGACGCGGCTTCCCTACAAGCTGAATATTACGGCTGTCGCTCAAGTGGGTGGGAGCAATACGGTGGAGGTGAGGGTGTGGAGCTCGAACCAGCTGCCTGCGGATGCGGTGGATGCCAGTGGACAATCTCTGTACCCGGTAGGCGTAGATGATCGGTCCTGGGGTCAGGGCCGCGGCATTACCGATGATGTCGAGCTCATCGCGTATCCGAAGGTGTACATTTCAGACACCCATATCCTTACTGATCTGAACAATAACAGTAATGCAGCTGATGATACCATCTCTGTACACGTGACCGTTACGAATGCGACCTCCTCTAGTCAGAGCGTGACCGTAACGAATAGTGCGTCTTTGATCGGCGGGAGCCTGGAAAAAAGCTTTGGCGACCGCACCGTAACCCTGGCTGCGAATAGCAGCCAAACGGTATCGCTGTCCAATGTACCCTGGACCGATGCCAAGTATTGGTGGACGCATGATCCCAAGCTGTACAGCCTGAATACCTCCTTGGTACAGGGAGGCGTTACAAGGGATTTCTCTGCGACCCGCTTCGGGTTCCGGGAATTTTCGGTGAACAGCAATTACTATCAGCTGAATGGAATCAAGACCAATCTGAGAGGCGATTCCCTTCAATCCAACTGGCATGTAAAAAGCGGCGCCGGAACCGCGCTCTCTGCAAAGGAATCCTATAAGGACACGAATATTGCCCAGGTCAAATTGCAGATGGATGAGTGGAAGGCCGTCTACAATGTGGCCCGAACTCATATTGGTGGAGCCATTCGGGAGCTGTACGATTATGCGGATGAAATCGGACTGCTGATTATTGATGAAACCCCTTTTTGGCAATATCACAATCGCCACAGCTTTAACCCGGCTGCGATGGACCATGTGAACAAATGGGTTCAGCAATGGGTCATTAGTAACAGAAATCACCCCAGCATTGTCATGTGGAGCGGCGGAAATGAGAATTTCCAGCATATTCCCGGCAATGCCAATACGCTGATTCCCGCAGTCACTAACGCCATCAAGGCGGTGGATACCACCCGCCCCATCATTCAGGATGACGCGACGACAGACGATCAGGAGAACCATCATTATACCGGCGGGTACCCGGACGGATGGATGAACCACAGCAATTTATACGGGCTGTATACGAACAATGCCTCCAAGCCAAAGGGCGAAGGCGAAGCCTACACCCCTTCTCAGGGCTGGACGGTGCTGGATGCAAGCGGCGCTTACACCAGCGGGAATACCAAGGATTATATGAACGATAATTTGGTTTCTCAGGCTGTCTGGCATCGTGCGGCGGATCGCATGGTCCGGGGTATGCGCTATGCAGGGTATGCAGACATCCGGTATTACCATAACTGGATTTACGCTTATGAAGTGATTGAGGATACGATTTACCCGGTATGGACCGACCTCTCTGCCAAAGGGATCAAGCCTGCCAAAATCGAGCGGCCCATGTTCAATGTCTTCTCTTCGTCGCATCCTGCCTTCATTCGTTCGGATTCTTACGAATATACCAAGAATACATTTTCTCCGGTGGCTGCCTTTGATAAGGAAGGAGACCGCCTGAACCGGATTGGCGTCCATCCTCCGGTCTTCGCGGCAGGCAGCAGTACAACCCGAACCATTATCGTGTATAACGACGAGCAGAGAGACGGAACAGGTATTGAGGTAGCCTGGGAAGCGGGCTACACGAACCCCGCGAACGGGACGTACACCAGCTTTCAGAGCGGCTCGTTCAATATCAATGTTCCCTACGGCAATAAAGGGGAGCAGGCCATCAGCTTTACGGTGCCGGCAAACGTATCGGCACGCTGGCTGCAGCTGAAGCTGACCGCTCGAAAAGGAGCTACCCTCAAATTTGAGGAGACCAATGAGATCGGCGCCATCGGCAGCATTCCGCCAGCCCAAATATATACTGCTCCTGTCATTGACATCGGCACCAAAACGATAGACAACCGGAATCAAATGCACAAAATCAAGCTGGTGAACCAAGGCGGAGGGCTCAGCACCCTGTGGTCCGCTGCCGGTCAGGGCGGAGGGTTAACCCTGTCGCAGACTTCAGGCAATCTGCGGGGAGAGCGGGAAATCTATTTCTCCATGGACCCCTCCAGTCTGGCGCCGGATACGAGCTACAGCAGAGTGCTGACGTTTACGGAAGCCGGAGGCACTCAGGCACAGGTAACGGTTATGTTCCGTACCGGGCCAGATACCGGCGGCGCCTCGCCCGCCGTGCTGTTCAGCGACGATTTCGAGTCGGGGACCGCATCAGGTTGGGTGACGAATACCGGGTCATGGGCTGTGATGACAGACGGCAGCAAAGCGTATCGCCAGAGTGATACGACGGCGGTAAGTGCGAGGGCAGTACAAGGAAGTGCATCCTGGACAGATTACGAGGTGTCTGCCCGGGTGAAGGCAGGTGCCTTCGGCGGGTCTTACTCCGGAATTGGCTTGGAGGCGCGCTATCAGGATGCGGCGAATAAGTACACGTTCTCTTACTCCACGAACGGCAATATTCTCAAGATTCAGAAGACCGTTGGCGGGGTGTACACGGATCTGACCACCAAAGCGTATACCTTCAATCCTGGCACATGGTATACGTTCAAGGCTGTGTTGAACGGAAACAATCTGGAGTTCTGGGTGAACGGAGTGCTGGAGCTGTCCACTACGGACACCCAGTTTGCCGCCGGCTCCATCGGGCTGTTCTCTCACCGGAGTGACTCCCGGTTTGATGATGTGAGTGTGCTGAGCAGCATCGATTACAACTA is part of the Paenibacillus algicola genome and harbors:
- a CDS encoding family 16 glycoside hydrolase → MGSQVHSLKALSLLIVISMVLAMLPMVTFPTPAHAGAHDRENVSLNGIWDFYPNGGAARHDIRVPSYWDSPDDFGYPASWESLNHGIYRSSFTVPSSMAGKEIFLSFEQVAPLAKVLVNGVPLATETDGYLMTRLPYKLNITAVAQVGGSNTVEVRVWSSNQLPADAVDASGQSLYPVGVDDRSWGQGRGITDDVELIAYPKVYISDTHILTDLNNNSNAADDTISVHVTVTNATSSSQSVTVTNSASLIGGSLEKSFGDRTVTLAANSSQTVSLSNVPWTDAKYWWTHDPKLYSLNTSLVQGGVTRDFSATRFGFREFSVNSNYYQLNGIKTNLRGDSLQSNWHVKSGAGTALSAKESYKDTNIAQVKLQMDEWKAVYNVARTHIGGAIRELYDYADEIGLLIIDETPFWQYHNRHSFNPAAMDHVNKWVQQWVISNRNHPSIVMWSGGNENFQHIPGNANTLIPAVTNAIKAVDTTRPIIQDDATTDDQENHHYTGGYPDGWMNHSNLYGLYTNNASKPKGEGEAYTPSQGWTVLDASGAYTSGNTKDYMNDNLVSQAVWHRAADRMVRGMRYAGYADIRYYHNWIYAYEVIEDTIYPVWTDLSAKGIKPAKIERPMFNVFSSSHPAFIRSDSYEYTKNTFSPVAAFDKEGDRLNRIGVHPPVFAAGSSTTRTIIVYNDEQRDGTGIEVAWEAGYTNPANGTYTSFQSGSFNINVPYGNKGEQAISFTVPANVSARWLQLKLTARKGATLKFEETNEIGAIGSIPPAQIYTAPVIDIGTKTIDNRNQMHKIKLVNQGGGLSTLWSAAGQGGGLTLSQTSGNLRGEREIYFSMDPSSLAPDTSYSRVLTFTEAGGTQAQVTVMFRTGPDTGGASPAVLFSDDFESGTASGWVTNTGSWAVMTDGSKAYRQSDTTAVSARAVQGSASWTDYEVSARVKAGAFGGSYSGIGLEARYQDAANKYTFSYSTNGNILKIQKTVGGVYTDLTTKAYTFNPGTWYTFKAVLNGNNLEFWVNGVLELSTTDTQFAAGSIGLFSHRSDSRFDDVSVLSSIDYN